In Novipirellula caenicola, a single window of DNA contains:
- a CDS encoding MerR family transcriptional regulator: MGVKSMVGKLDGMLRVGEAAEYLSVTAETLRNWDKSGRLVPTRHPVTGYRYYRQEDLDAFLAAIVAKREHE, encoded by the coding sequence ATGGGTGTCAAATCGATGGTGGGAAAGCTCGATGGAATGCTTCGGGTTGGCGAAGCGGCAGAATATTTGAGCGTGACTGCCGAAACTTTGCGGAACTGGGATAAATCAGGGCGATTGGTTCCAACGCGTCATCCGGTGACCGGCTATCGCTATTACCGGCAAGAAGACCTTGACGCGTTTCTCGCAGCGATCGTCGCAAAACGCGAGCACGAGTGA
- a CDS encoding glutathione synthetase: MKIGFVVNDVMTEQAAYTTTRLAMTAVNMGHHVYTLGVGDFVYAPDGAVHATARTVNGEHYESLENFMGELQDKESDGVRISLDDLDVLLLRNDPSDDAAERPWAQTSGILFGQLAASRGVIVLNDPENLANAINKTYFQHFPEEVRPKTCISRDIKQINAFIESQNGKVVIKPLQGSGGQSVFLIHEDEKANRNQMIEAVLRDGYCIVQEYLPAAVDGDVRLFVMNGRPLWHDGAYAAFRRVNKTGDARSNMHSGGKSEAAEVTNQMLELVEMVRPKLVRDGMFLVGLDIVDDKLMEINVFSPGGLGSSQQLTGVDFTAAIIRDLQRKVRYKKYYGSRIRNVDLATL; the protein is encoded by the coding sequence ATGAAGATTGGCTTTGTTGTTAATGATGTAATGACCGAACAAGCGGCGTACACCACCACGCGGTTGGCAATGACCGCAGTGAATATGGGACATCATGTCTACACGCTCGGCGTGGGCGATTTTGTGTACGCGCCTGATGGAGCCGTTCACGCGACCGCGCGAACGGTCAATGGCGAGCACTACGAATCCTTGGAAAACTTCATGGGCGAACTTCAAGACAAGGAATCCGATGGCGTTCGGATTTCACTTGACGACCTCGACGTCCTGCTGCTTCGCAACGATCCGTCGGACGATGCTGCCGAGCGTCCCTGGGCTCAAACCAGCGGCATCTTGTTCGGGCAACTCGCTGCATCACGAGGCGTGATCGTGCTGAACGATCCTGAAAATCTAGCCAATGCGATCAACAAAACCTATTTTCAGCACTTCCCCGAAGAAGTCCGCCCTAAAACTTGTATCAGCCGCGACATCAAACAGATCAATGCGTTCATCGAATCGCAAAATGGCAAAGTGGTAATCAAACCGCTGCAGGGTTCCGGCGGCCAAAGTGTGTTTCTGATCCATGAGGACGAGAAAGCAAACCGCAACCAAATGATCGAAGCGGTGCTGCGTGATGGATACTGTATCGTGCAAGAGTATTTGCCAGCCGCGGTCGATGGCGATGTCCGATTGTTTGTCATGAATGGACGCCCGCTGTGGCATGACGGCGCGTATGCCGCGTTTCGCCGCGTCAATAAAACGGGCGATGCGAGAAGCAACATGCATTCGGGCGGCAAAAGCGAGGCGGCCGAAGTGACCAACCAAATGCTCGAGTTGGTCGAGATGGTGCGTCCGAAACTCGTCCGCGACGGGATGTTCTTGGTGGGGCTGGATATCGTCGATGACAAACTGATGGAGATCAACGTGTTTAGCCCCGGCGGTCTCGGCAGCAGCCAACAATTGACGGGAGTCGATTTCACCGCCGCGATCATTCGCGATTTACAACGCAAGGTTCGGTACAAGAAGTACTACGGCTCTCGCATCCGCAACGTGGACCTTGCCACGCTGTAG
- a CDS encoding flavohemoglobin expression-modulating QEGLA motif protein yields MKPTSTPPQTRLDRIESEFDAITDAVCARLSKNDRVRRTLPGDGRLKFDRQLPFLCVYRSPVGREDVGTRELVTTEAAYLFSSADPKYHSGLVTLTTGIGGIMQEHFGTFLFVEIWSSDASHSVTSIRPSFEIVSPDLDALPSTMEVLENSLKEISIHGRRGTVTKRSDGIIGPPDTASLAAQCNREANAGCCTIGIAVKPVYRDARNGSLYPVVLQSFRRQLATALRKTIAEFTGSHDPSAKVHFESLGPSSLVKATRLIDQQLCNVSESFDFLLQVTPTNADEAWQQFHDNGYCELPPLYYRPLPYHPNVLKRRLFDIEIERVEDPTLAHLFWEKQNELDRQLTALRDLDQPEKSKPFTHPSPFLSTSLQLYGRPEQSLLTLAKDILQTIHPTAKPKSKSARCMVSEQIVQRAHDEIDYYHTKMNEFTAVVEVSDAIASGIMVSQDRLLISSKIKLAKKRVESLLHHEIGTHLLTYFNGRCQPFQQLYAGLAGYEELQEGLAVLAEYLCGGLTKRRLRTLAARVIAVDSMVTGKSFVETFRLLHKKYRFAPHTSFTTTLRVYRGGGYTKDLIYLRGLRDLLDYLGAGHEIEPLYVGKIGLQHVPYVQELRRRGIITPSRILPRFWNDARIRDRLEACRGKSVLDLMETDR; encoded by the coding sequence GTGAAACCCACTAGCACGCCACCGCAAACGAGACTCGACCGGATCGAATCAGAATTTGATGCGATTACCGATGCCGTATGCGCTCGGCTGTCGAAAAACGATCGGGTGCGGCGGACGCTACCTGGGGATGGCCGATTAAAATTTGATCGGCAACTTCCCTTCCTGTGCGTCTATCGCTCGCCAGTCGGTCGCGAGGACGTGGGCACCCGCGAATTGGTGACCACCGAGGCGGCCTATTTATTTTCGTCCGCCGACCCAAAGTACCATTCGGGGCTGGTGACGTTGACGACGGGAATTGGCGGCATTATGCAAGAACACTTTGGCACGTTCTTGTTCGTCGAAATCTGGAGTTCGGACGCATCACACAGCGTGACTTCGATTCGTCCGAGTTTCGAAATTGTCTCGCCCGACTTGGATGCGTTGCCGTCGACGATGGAAGTGTTGGAAAATTCACTCAAGGAGATTTCGATTCACGGCCGTCGCGGCACCGTCACCAAGCGAAGCGATGGGATCATCGGGCCGCCGGACACCGCGTCGCTTGCGGCCCAATGCAATCGCGAGGCCAACGCAGGCTGTTGCACCATCGGCATCGCGGTCAAACCAGTGTATCGCGACGCCCGCAACGGATCCCTTTACCCAGTTGTCTTGCAATCGTTTCGTCGCCAACTCGCCACCGCGCTTCGCAAAACGATTGCCGAGTTCACAGGCAGCCATGACCCGTCGGCGAAAGTCCACTTCGAATCGCTTGGCCCCTCGTCGCTTGTCAAAGCGACACGTTTAATCGACCAACAACTCTGTAACGTTTCGGAATCGTTTGACTTTTTGCTACAAGTCACGCCGACCAATGCCGACGAGGCTTGGCAACAGTTTCATGACAACGGCTATTGTGAATTGCCACCACTTTACTATCGGCCGCTGCCGTATCACCCCAACGTCCTGAAGCGTCGTCTGTTCGATATCGAAATTGAACGCGTCGAAGACCCCACGCTTGCTCATCTGTTCTGGGAGAAACAAAACGAACTCGATCGCCAACTGACCGCCCTGCGTGATCTCGACCAACCGGAAAAATCAAAGCCGTTTACGCATCCATCGCCATTTTTGAGCACGAGTTTGCAGCTGTACGGTCGCCCTGAGCAGTCACTGTTGACGTTGGCCAAAGACATTCTGCAAACGATCCATCCAACCGCAAAACCCAAATCCAAATCGGCTCGCTGCATGGTCAGCGAACAGATCGTTCAGCGAGCGCATGATGAAATCGACTATTACCACACCAAGATGAATGAGTTCACTGCGGTCGTGGAGGTCTCGGATGCCATCGCCTCAGGCATCATGGTCTCGCAAGACCGATTGTTGATTTCGAGCAAAATCAAACTTGCTAAAAAGCGAGTGGAATCGTTGCTGCATCACGAGATCGGCACCCATTTGCTGACCTATTTCAACGGCCGCTGCCAACCCTTCCAACAACTCTACGCTGGCCTGGCTGGTTACGAGGAATTGCAAGAGGGGCTTGCCGTGCTGGCGGAATATTTGTGTGGCGGTTTAACGAAACGGCGTCTGCGAACCTTGGCTGCGCGGGTGATCGCGGTTGATTCGATGGTCACCGGCAAATCGTTTGTCGAAACGTTTCGCTTGCTGCACAAAAAATATCGTTTTGCTCCACATACTTCCTTTACCACCACGCTTCGGGTGTACCGCGGTGGCGGCTATACCAAGGATTTGATTTATCTGCGGGGGTTGCGTGATTTGCTCGACTATCTCGGGGCGGGGCACGAGATCGAACCGCTGTACGTGGGCAAAATTGGTCTGCAACACGTGCCGTATGTGCAAGAACTGCGGCGACGTGGAATCATTACCCCATCACGTATCTTACCTCGTTTCTGGAACGACGCTCGCATCCGTGATCGGCTTGAAGCCTGTCGGGGCAAGTCGGTCCTTGATCTTATGGAGACCGACCGATGA